The segment TCACGCTCAAGCTCGCCACCTCGCTCGACGGGCGGATCGCGCTGCCCGACAGGTCGAGCCGCTGGATCACCGGCCCCGCCGCCCGCGCCCACGCCCATCTCGAACGCGCCCGGCACGAGATGATCCTGGTCGGGCGCGGCACGCTGGAGGCCGATTCGCCCGGGCTCGACGTCCGCCTGCCCGGCCTCGAAGAGCGCAGCCCGCGCCGCGCGGTGCTCGGCCATGGCGCGGCGCCCGAGGGCTGGACGGCGCTGCGCGACCCGGCCGACATCGCCGGCCTCGACGGGGTCGACCATCTGTTCGTCGAGGGCGGGGCGGGCGCCGCCGCCGCCTTCCTCGCCGCCGACCTGGTCGACCGGCTGCTGCTCTACACCGCGCCGATCGTCGTCGGCGCCGGCCGCTCCGCGATCGGCGACATCGGGCTGGCCGACCTCGCCGCCGCGCACGATCGCTGGCGGCTCGCCGACACGCGGACGCTTGGCATCGACAGGCTCTGCGTTTACGAGCGGGCCTGACATGTTCACAGGCATCATCACCGACGTCGGCACGATCAGCGCGACCGAGATGCGCGGCGACCTGCATGTGCGGATCGCCTGCGGCTACGACACCGGCACCATCGACATCGGCGCCTCGATCGCCTGTTCGGGCGCGTGCATGACCGTCGTCGAGCTGGGCCCCGACTGGTTCGCCGTCGACATCAGCCACGAAAGCGTCTCGCGCACCGCGCCGGGCCGCTGGGAGACGGGCCGCCGCCTCAACCTCGAACGCTCGCTCAAGGTCGGCGACGAGCTGGGCGGGCATATCGTCACCGGCCATGTCGACGGCGTCGGCACGATCGTCTCGATCGCGGCCGAGGGCGACTCGACCCGGCTGGAGATCCGCGCGCCCGCCGAACTCGCCCCCTATCTGGCGCCGAAGGGCTCGATCGCGATCGACGGCATCTCGCTGACCGTCAACAGCGTCACCGACCAGCCCGACGGCAGCACCGTCTTCGGCCTCAACATCATCCCGCACACCGCCGCGGTGACGACGCTGGGCGGCATGACCGTCCATGACAGCGTCAATCTGGAGATCGACGTGCTCGCCCGCTATCTCGGGCGGATGGAACAGCTCCGGTCACTGACGAAGCGATAAATCACATTATAATGTGATTCTTGGATTGTAGGGCATATTGCGGTGTGATATTCACGCCGCATGAGCACCGAACTGATCGAACGCATCCGCACCGCCGTCGCCGAGCGCGGCGTCTCCCGCTCCGGCATCGCCCGCGCCGCCGGCCTCCACCCCAATTCGCTGCGGTCGCTCGACGACCCCGATTGGAACCCGACGGCGGAGACGCTCAAGAAGCTCGAAAGCTACCTGTCCTATTCGGGCCTGTCGCCGATCGAGGAGATCATCGACGAGGCGCGCAACGGCCGCATGTTCATCCTGGTCGACGACGAGGACCGGGAGAATGAGGGCGACCTGATCATCCCGGCGCAGATGGCGACCCCCGACGCGATCAACTTCATGGCCCGCTACGGCCGCGGCCTGATCTGCCTGTCGATGACGCAGGAGCGGATCGACCAGCTCGGCCTGCCGCTGATGAGCCGCAACAACGGCACCCGGCACGAAACCGCCTTCACCGTCTCGATCGAGGCGAAGGACGGCGTCACCACCGGCATCTCCGCCGCCGACCGCGCCCGCACCGTCGCGGTGGCGATCGACGCCGCCAAGGGCGCCGAGCATATCGTCACCCCCGGCCATGTCTTCCCGCTGGTCGCCAAGCCCGGCGGCGTGCTGGTCCGTGCCGGCCATACCGAGGCGGCGGTCGACGTCGCGCGGCTCGCCGGGCTCAACCCGTCGGGCGTGATCTGCGAGATCATGAACGACGACGGGACGATGGCGCGGATGGATTCGCTGGTCGAGTTCGCCCGCACCCACAAGCTGAAGATCGGTACGATCCGCGACCTGATCGCCTATCGCCGCAAGCACGACCATCTCGTCGAACGGCGCGCCGAGGCGCGCTTCGACAGCCGCTGGGGCGGCGAGTGGAAGATGATCACCTTCTTCAACAAGGCGACCGGGACCGAGCAGACCGCGCTGGTGAAGGGCCATATCGACCCCGAGACCCCGACCCTGGTCCGCATGCACCTGCTGTCGCCCTTCACCGACATCTATGGCGAGGAAGGCCCGCGATCGAACCTGATCCAGCGATCGATGGAGATCATCGCGGAGGAAGGCGCCGGCGTGATCGTCATCCTCAACCGGCGGGTCGGCGGCTGGATGAGCCGTGCGGTCGAGGCGCGCAACACGGGCGACAAGTCGGTGATGGACGAGCTGCGCGACTATGGCGTCGGCGCGCAGATCCTGACCGAGCTGGGCGTCCACGACATGCTTCTGCTGACCAATTCGCACCACACGCTGATCGCGCTGGACGGCTATGGCCTGTCGATCGTAGGCGAACGTCCGATCCTGGCGGAATAGAAAGCGAGAATATGGCCAAGCTGCTCATCGTCGAAGCGCGCTTCTACGACCATCTCAACGACCTGCTGCTCGACGGCGCGCGCACCGCGATCGAGGACGCGGGCCACAAGCACGAGACGATCACCGTCCCCGGCGCGCTCGAAGTGCCGGGCGCGATCGCGATGGCGGCGGAAAGCGGCCGCTATGACGGCTTCGTCGCGCTCGGCGTCGTGATCCGCGGCGAGACCTATCATTTCGAGGTGGTCTCGAACGAGAGCGCGCGCGGTCTGATGGCGCTGTCGATGGACAGCCTCGCGATCGGCAACGGCATCCTGACGGTCGAGAACGAGGCCCAGGCCCTCACCCGCGCCCGCCGCACCGAGAAGGACAAGGGCGGCGAGGCGGCCAAGGCCGCGCTGCGGATGATGGAGCTGCGCGAGAAGTTCGCGGGCTGAGGTAATAATCGTCATCCCGGCGAAAGCCGGGATCTCACTGCCTTTCCGCACCCGAACGAAAAGAAGAGAGATCCCGGCTTTCGCCGGGATGACGTCTTGGGGCCGCCCTACGCCGCGCTGGGATAGTCGATATAGCCCTCCGGCCCCTGCGCGTAGAAGGTCGCGACGTCGGCCCGCAGGATCGGCAGGCCCTTGCTGAAGCGTTGCGGCAGGTCGGGATTGGCGATGAACGGCTTGCCGAAGCTGACCGCATCGGCCGCCCCGCTGTCGAGCGCGGCCTGCGCGCCCGCCGCGTCATAGCCGGCATTGACGATGAACGGCCCGTCGAAGGCGCGCCGCATCGCCGGCCCGACCGGGGGATGGTCGAGCCCGCTCGGCTCGCGAATCTCGAGGAAGGCGATGCCGATGTCGGACAGCAGCGCCGCCGCCGCGGTGAACAGCGGCTCGGGATCACTGTCGTCGACACCCTGGATGACGCCGTTGGGCGACAGCCGCACCCCGGTCCGCTCGGCGCCGACCGCGTCGACCACGGCGCGCGTCACCTCGCCCAGCAGGCGGGTGCGGTTCTCGATCGACCCGCCATAGATGTCGGTGCGGCGGTTCGACGAATCGCGCAGGAACTGGTCGATCAGATAGCCGTTCGCGGCGTGGATCTGCACCCCGTCGAAACCCGCCGCGATCGCGTTGCGCGCCGCCCGCGCATAGTCGTCGAGCAGCGCAGGCACCTCGTCGATCCGCAGAGGCCGGGGCTCGGTATAGGGCTGGTCGCCCTCATAGGTCATGGCGAGGTCGGGCGCGGTGATCGCCGAGGCGGAGACCGGCTGCTGCCCGCTGACCGACGGATGGACGACGCGGCCCATATGCCAGAGCTGGCTGACGATCCGTCCGCCGGCGGCGTGGACCGCGTCGGTCACCGGCCGCCAGGCCGCGACCTGCTCCTCGTTCCAGATGCCGGGCGCATGCGGCCAGCCGAGCCCGGCGCGGCTGATCCCGGTCGCCTCGCTGATGATCAGCCCGGCCGAGGCGCGCTGCGCATAATATTCCGCCATGATCGGCACCGGCACCGCCGCGCGCGTCGCCCGCGCGCGGGTGAGCGGGGCCATGATGATGCGGTTGCGCGCCTCGATGGCGCCGAGGCGGATGGGATCGAACAAAGTCGGCATGCCGGAACCTTTCGCACTTGCGTGATGGAGCAAAAGGTAGGACGAGCCGCCGGGCGATGCACCGGCCCGACGAGACAAGATTTGCTCGCCCCCGCGAAAGCCGGGCTGTCATGGTCCGCGCCTATGCGGCGATGGTGGTCGGCAATGTCGCGCTCGCCTTCGGGCCGTGGCTGGTCCGGCTCGCCGACGTCTCCTCGCTGTCGTCGGCCTTCTGGCGGCTCGCGCTCGCGGCGCCCTTCCTGTTCCTGCTGACCCGGCTCGCCCGCCAGCCGATCCCGCGCCTGTCGCCCGCCATGCTGGGGGTGATCGCGATCGGCGGGCTGTGCTTCGCCGCCGATCTCGGCACCTGGCACATCGGCATCCACCACACCAAGCTCGCCAATGCGACGCTGTTCGGCAACGTCGCCAGCTTCCTGCTCGCCGCCTATGTGCTGATCACCACCCGCACCCTGCCCAATCCCTTCCAGTCGGCGGCGCTGGTCCTCGCCGCGCTCGGCACGGTCCTGCTGCTCGGCCGCTCCTACCAGCTCGACACGCGCTACCTGACCGGCGACCTGCTCTGCATCTCGGCCGGCGTGCTCTACACCGGCTATCTGATCGCGATGACGCGGGCGCGCGGGCTGCTCCAGCCGATGCCGGTGCTGCTGATCTCGACGCTCGCCGGCATGGCGCCGCTGCTGCTGTTCGCGCTGGCCGATGGCGGGCGCATGCTGCCCCATGACTGGACCCCGCTGCTGCTGCTCGCGATCGGCAGCCAGGTGATCGGCCAGGGCTGCATGATCTATGCGATCGGCCATCTGTCGCCGCTGGTGATCGGCCTCGGCCTGCTGACCCAGCCCTTCGTCGCGGCGCTGATCGGCAGCCTCCAATATGGCGAGCGGCTCGGCGCGCTCGACATCGCCGGCGGCCTCGCCATCTGCGCCGCGCTGGTGCTGGTCCGCGCCGGCGGGGCTGGTCAGGCGCGCCGCCCGGTCGTAGAACCCGCGCCATGATCGCGCCGATCGACATGACCCTGGACGAACTGCGCATGGCGCTGGCCGAGGCGCTGCCCGCCCATGCCGCCTTCGACGGCTGGGGGGAGACGGCGATCGCGGGCGCCGCGGCCGAACTGGGCGTTCCCGCCGATCGCGCCGCGCTCTGCTTCCCCAAGGGGGCGATCGACATGATCGACGCCTGGTTCGAGAGCATCGACCGCACGATGGCGACGAAGCTCGCCGCGCTCGACCTGCCGGCGATGAAGATCCGCGACCGCATCCGCGCCGCGCTGCTCGCCCGCCTCGAAGAGGCCACCCGCCATCCCGACGCGCTGCGCCGCGCGATCGCCATCCTCGCCCGTCCCGTCCATGTCGCGCGCGGCGGCAAGCTCGCCTGGCGCGCGGCGGACGGCATGTGGCGCGCGATCGGCGACGCCAGCGTCGACGCCGCCTGGTACAGCAAGCGCGCCACGCTGACCGCGCTCTACGTGGCGACGATGACCGCGTGGATGGACGACGACAGCGAAGGCTTCGCCGACACCCGCGCCTTCCTCGACCGGCGAATCGACGACGTCATGAAGGTCGAGAAGCTCAAGGCGCGGCTGAAGCCCGATCCCGACCGGCATTTCAGCCCGGCCCGCTTCCTCGGCCGCCTGCGTTACCGCATCGAGGGGTAGATGGCGCGCACCTTAGCGCTGGCTTTCGCCACCAGTTATTGATAATCACTCGCAGCATGGACGATGATGCCGCACCGATCACCCTCGACAAGCTGCCGCTGAGAAGCGGCGGCGCGATCGTCGGGATCGACTGGAACAGGCTCAGCGAACGCGACGCCCGCCGGCTGCGCGAACTGGGCGTCGACGAGGGCGTGCCGGTCGAGAAGCTGCACAAGGGCCCGTTCGGCGTCGATCCGATCGCCTGCCGGATCGGCCGCATGACGGTGGCGCTGCGCAGCGCCCAGGCCGCCGCGATCGCGGTCGGCCCCCTCAAAAGCAAATGAGCTGCCAGAGCCGATGAACCCCACACCATTGGTCGCGCTGGCCGGCAATCCCAATGCCGGCAAGAGCGCCCTGTTCAATGCCCTGACCGGCGCCCGCCAGAAAGTCGGCAACTATCCCGGCGTCACCGTCGAGCGCAAATCGGGGCGGATGAGCCTGGCCGACGGACGCCCCGTCGAGCTGCTCGACCTGCCGGGCACCTACAGCCTGCAGCCGTCGAGCCCCGACGAGGCGGTGACCCACGACGTGCTGCTCGGCAAGCAGGAGGGCGAGCGGCTGCCGTCGGCGCTGCTGGTCGTGATCGACGCGACCAACCTCGACAACCATCTGCGCTTCGCGCTGCAGCTCATCGCGCTCGGCCTGCCGACCGTGGTCGCGCTCAACATGGTCGACATGGCCGAGCGCGACGGCCTGACGATCGACGCCGCCCGGCTGTCGGCCGAACTGGGCGTGCCCGTCATCCCGACCGTCGCGGTGCGCCGCCGGGGGATCGAGGAGCTCAAGACCGCGATCGGCATGCTGTCGGCGAGCGGCGGCGCGGTCCGCATCGACGCCGATCATCCGGCGCTGCACGAGGACATCGTCGAGTTGCAGCGCCGCGCCCGCGCGATCGCCGTCGCCGCGACGACCGAGGAGAATTTCAAGCGCCGCTGGACGCATCGCGCCGACGCGATCGCGCTCCATCCGATACTCGGC is part of the Rhizorhabdus wittichii RW1 genome and harbors:
- a CDS encoding diaminohydroxyphosphoribosylaminopyrimidine deaminase / 5-amino-6-(5-phosphoribosylamino)uracil reductase (TIGRFAM: riboflavin biosynthesis protein RibD~PFAM: CMP/dCMP deaminase, zinc-binding; bifunctional deaminase-reductase domain protein), with translation MLSAVALAGRGRGRTAPNPNVGCVIVRDGRVIGRGWTGAGGRPHAEAIAIEAAGDLAGATLYVTLEPCAHVSARGPACADLIVAAKPARVVIALRDPDPRTDGRGIARITAAGIAVATGVEAEAARASMAGFLTRRSKGRPHVTLKLATSLDGRIALPDRSSRWITGPAARAHAHLERARHEMILVGRGTLEADSPGLDVRLPGLEERSPRRAVLGHGAAPEGWTALRDPADIAGLDGVDHLFVEGGAGAAAAFLAADLVDRLLLYTAPIVVGAGRSAIGDIGLADLAAAHDRWRLADTRTLGIDRLCVYERA
- a CDS encoding riboflavin synthase, alpha subunit (TIGRFAM: riboflavin synthase, alpha subunit~PFAM: Lumazine-binding protein); translation: MFTGIITDVGTISATEMRGDLHVRIACGYDTGTIDIGASIACSGACMTVVELGPDWFAVDISHESVSRTAPGRWETGRRLNLERSLKVGDELGGHIVTGHVDGVGTIVSIAAEGDSTRLEIRAPAELAPYLAPKGSIAIDGISLTVNSVTDQPDGSTVFGLNIIPHTAAVTTLGGMTVHDSVNLEIDVLARYLGRMEQLRSLTKR
- a CDS encoding 3,4-dihydroxy-2-butanone 4-phosphate synthase (PFAM: 3,4-dihydroxy-2-butanone 4-phosphate synthase; GTP cyclohydrolase II), with the protein product MSTELIERIRTAVAERGVSRSGIARAAGLHPNSLRSLDDPDWNPTAETLKKLESYLSYSGLSPIEEIIDEARNGRMFILVDDEDRENEGDLIIPAQMATPDAINFMARYGRGLICLSMTQERIDQLGLPLMSRNNGTRHETAFTVSIEAKDGVTTGISAADRARTVAVAIDAAKGAEHIVTPGHVFPLVAKPGGVLVRAGHTEAAVDVARLAGLNPSGVICEIMNDDGTMARMDSLVEFARTHKLKIGTIRDLIAYRRKHDHLVERRAEARFDSRWGGEWKMITFFNKATGTEQTALVKGHIDPETPTLVRMHLLSPFTDIYGEEGPRSNLIQRSMEIIAEEGAGVIVILNRRVGGWMSRAVEARNTGDKSVMDELRDYGVGAQILTELGVHDMLLLTNSHHTLIALDGYGLSIVGERPILAE
- a CDS encoding 6,7-dimethyl-8-ribityllumazine synthase (PFAM: 6,7-dimethyl-8-ribityllumazine synthase) — its product is MAKLLIVEARFYDHLNDLLLDGARTAIEDAGHKHETITVPGALEVPGAIAMAAESGRYDGFVALGVVIRGETYHFEVVSNESARGLMALSMDSLAIGNGILTVENEAQALTRARRTEKDKGGEAAKAALRMMELREKFAG
- a CDS encoding NADH:flavin oxidoreductase/NADH oxidase (PFAM: NADH:flavin oxidoreductase/NADH oxidase) translates to MPTLFDPIRLGAIEARNRIIMAPLTRARATRAAVPVPIMAEYYAQRASAGLIISEATGISRAGLGWPHAPGIWNEEQVAAWRPVTDAVHAAGGRIVSQLWHMGRVVHPSVSGQQPVSASAITAPDLAMTYEGDQPYTEPRPLRIDEVPALLDDYARAARNAIAAGFDGVQIHAANGYLIDQFLRDSSNRRTDIYGGSIENRTRLLGEVTRAVVDAVGAERTGVRLSPNGVIQGVDDSDPEPLFTAAAALLSDIGIAFLEIREPSGLDHPPVGPAMRRAFDGPFIVNAGYDAAGAQAALDSGAADAVSFGKPFIANPDLPQRFSKGLPILRADVATFYAQGPEGYIDYPSAA
- a CDS encoding protein of unknown function DUF6, transmembrane (PFAM: protein of unknown function DUF6, transmembrane) yields the protein MHRPDETRFARPRESRAVMVRAYAAMVVGNVALAFGPWLVRLADVSSLSSAFWRLALAAPFLFLLTRLARQPIPRLSPAMLGVIAIGGLCFAADLGTWHIGIHHTKLANATLFGNVASFLLAAYVLITTRTLPNPFQSAALVLAALGTVLLLGRSYQLDTRYLTGDLLCISAGVLYTGYLIAMTRARGLLQPMPVLLISTLAGMAPLLLFALADGGRMLPHDWTPLLLLAIGSQVIGQGCMIYAIGHLSPLVIGLGLLTQPFVAALIGSLQYGERLGALDIAGGLAICAALVLVRAGGAGQARRPVVEPAP
- a CDS encoding rpsU-divergently transcribed protein (TIGRFAM: rpsU-divergently transcribed protein~PFAM: COQ9 domain protein); this translates as MIAPIDMTLDELRMALAEALPAHAAFDGWGETAIAGAAAELGVPADRAALCFPKGAIDMIDAWFESIDRTMATKLAALDLPAMKIRDRIRAALLARLEEATRHPDALRRAIAILARPVHVARGGKLAWRAADGMWRAIGDASVDAAWYSKRATLTALYVATMTAWMDDDSEGFADTRAFLDRRIDDVMKVEKLKARLKPDPDRHFSPARFLGRLRYRIEG
- a CDS encoding FeoA family protein (PFAM: FeoA family protein); this translates as MDDDAAPITLDKLPLRSGGAIVGIDWNRLSERDARRLRELGVDEGVPVEKLHKGPFGVDPIACRIGRMTVALRSAQAAAIAVGPLKSK